The following proteins are co-located in the Paludibaculum fermentans genome:
- a CDS encoding ThuA domain-containing protein, protein MNRLILLTSLLAASVLGGQWLDYTGGKGPGKGKHIVLVGGDEEYRSEEALPQLAKILSTRHGFHCTVLFAIDRKDGTINPDQNDNIPGLEALDKADLMILFTRFRDLPDDQMKHVVDYVNSGRPIVGLRTATHAFLLKTSATYKRYSYNSKEWDGGFGRQILGETWINHHGRHAIESTRGIFAPGQERHPILRGIRSGEIWAPSDVYTTKQPLFGDSLPLVFGQVLAGMKPDDPALPGPKNDPMMPVAWTKTYVSESGKRGRVFTTTMGAANDLQNEALRRLVVNGCYWAMGLEKKLPAKSNVDLIGDYRPSPFKFGGFVKGIKPSDLESK, encoded by the coding sequence ATGAATCGCCTCATCCTGCTCACTTCTCTACTCGCCGCCTCCGTGCTTGGCGGCCAATGGCTGGACTACACGGGAGGTAAGGGCCCCGGCAAGGGCAAGCACATTGTGCTGGTCGGCGGGGACGAAGAGTACCGGTCGGAGGAGGCGCTGCCGCAACTGGCGAAGATCCTCTCGACGCGGCACGGCTTCCATTGCACCGTGCTGTTCGCCATCGACCGCAAGGACGGCACGATCAACCCGGATCAGAACGACAACATCCCCGGGCTGGAGGCCCTGGACAAGGCCGACCTCATGATTCTGTTCACACGCTTCCGCGATCTGCCCGACGATCAGATGAAGCACGTGGTGGATTATGTGAACTCGGGCCGGCCGATTGTCGGACTGCGGACGGCCACCCATGCGTTCCTGCTCAAGACGAGTGCAACGTACAAGCGTTACAGTTATAACAGCAAGGAGTGGGATGGCGGCTTCGGCCGGCAGATTCTGGGAGAGACGTGGATCAACCACCACGGCAGGCATGCGATCGAGAGTACGCGCGGGATTTTCGCTCCAGGTCAAGAGCGGCATCCCATTCTCCGCGGCATTCGCAGCGGAGAGATCTGGGCGCCCAGCGACGTGTACACGACAAAGCAGCCCCTGTTTGGCGACAGCTTGCCGTTGGTTTTCGGCCAGGTATTGGCCGGCATGAAGCCGGACGATCCGGCGCTGCCCGGACCGAAGAACGATCCCATGATGCCGGTGGCGTGGACCAAAACCTACGTCTCGGAGAGTGGCAAGCGCGGCCGGGTTTTTACGACTACAATGGGCGCTGCCAACGATTTGCAGAACGAAGCGCTACGGCGCCTTGTAGTGAATGGTTGTTACTGGGCCATGGGCCTGGAAAAGAAGCTCCCCGCTAAGAGCAACGTTGATCTGATTGGAGACTACCGGCCTTCCCCGTTCAAGTTCGGTGGTTTCGTGAAGGGCATAAAGCCGTCGGACCTGGAGTCGAAATGA
- a CDS encoding CDP-alcohol phosphatidyltransferase family protein translates to MTISSVTPDTQKEFQPAARQQTSLLSSLEKRALIHFAQHLPRSVNSDHLTALGFLAMVAAGACYYWAASNPAAGLAAVTLCLALNWFGDSLDGTLARVRNQQRPRYGFYLDHILDSAGSIFLFGGLAISGYMSPGIAAALLVAYLLLSIEVFLATYTVGKFQISFGAFSPTELRLLLVIGNAALLWKPVVTLFGHQFLLFDVGGACGIGGMLVIVVHSIAKHTAQLYREETTW, encoded by the coding sequence ATGACAATTTCCAGCGTGACACCAGATACCCAAAAAGAGTTCCAGCCCGCTGCACGGCAACAGACCAGCCTCCTGTCGTCTCTCGAAAAGCGCGCGCTCATCCACTTCGCTCAACATCTGCCACGATCCGTCAATTCCGATCACCTCACCGCCCTCGGCTTCCTGGCCATGGTGGCCGCCGGAGCCTGCTATTACTGGGCCGCCAGCAATCCGGCGGCTGGCTTGGCCGCGGTCACGCTATGCCTTGCCCTGAACTGGTTTGGCGACAGCCTCGACGGCACCCTCGCCCGGGTCCGCAACCAGCAGCGGCCTCGCTACGGCTTCTACCTCGACCACATCCTCGATTCCGCCGGGTCCATCTTCTTATTTGGCGGACTCGCTATTTCCGGATATATGAGTCCTGGAATTGCCGCTGCATTATTGGTGGCCTATCTGTTGCTCAGCATCGAAGTTTTCCTGGCCACTTATACCGTCGGCAAGTTTCAGATCAGCTTTGGCGCCTTCAGTCCCACGGAACTGCGCCTGCTGCTGGTCATCGGCAATGCGGCGCTATTGTGGAAGCCGGTTGTGACCCTCTTTGGACATCAGTTTCTGCTCTTCGATGTCGGTGGCGCCTGCGGAATCGGGGGTATGCTGGTGATCGTGGTTCACTCCATTGCGAAGCACACGGCCCAACTCTACCGGGAAGAGACAACCTGGTGA
- a CDS encoding energy transducer TonB gives MFEQSFVEGTVKTNRGWPVVVSSCLQVTLISVGVLVPLMNPEMLPRNGILSTYLATPPLPPAPPPPAQPREQMATRKAAPPQYRDGRVFAYNRIPAKPAMIEDPPEVSDRVGVVGGIENGVPNGLSNSLINQLANTPPKPADPPPAAKPVVQQQKPIERTRLGGNVLEAKIISRKMPVYPKIALQARLQGVVTFTAIIARDGTIQQLQLVSGHPLFIEAATEAVRQWRYRPTLLNGEPVEVVAPIEVKFILNN, from the coding sequence ATGTTCGAGCAAAGCTTCGTCGAGGGAACCGTCAAAACGAATCGGGGATGGCCTGTTGTCGTCTCCTCATGCCTGCAAGTCACCCTGATCAGCGTGGGTGTGCTTGTCCCGCTGATGAATCCGGAAATGCTGCCACGCAATGGAATACTGAGCACGTACCTGGCCACTCCGCCGCTGCCGCCGGCGCCGCCTCCGCCGGCTCAGCCAAGAGAGCAGATGGCGACTCGTAAAGCCGCGCCGCCGCAGTACCGAGACGGGCGGGTATTCGCATACAACCGGATACCCGCGAAGCCGGCCATGATCGAGGACCCCCCGGAGGTGAGCGACCGGGTGGGCGTTGTTGGTGGAATCGAAAACGGGGTTCCGAACGGGCTGAGCAACTCGCTCATCAACCAACTCGCAAATACTCCGCCCAAACCGGCGGATCCTCCTCCGGCGGCTAAGCCGGTCGTGCAGCAGCAGAAACCGATTGAGCGCACGAGGCTCGGCGGCAATGTGCTGGAGGCAAAGATCATCTCCCGCAAGATGCCTGTTTACCCGAAGATCGCACTCCAAGCGAGGCTGCAGGGCGTGGTCACCTTCACCGCCATCATCGCCAGAGATGGCACCATCCAGCAGTTGCAACTGGTCTCGGGCCATCCATTGTTCATTGAGGCCGCGACCGAAGCCGTCAGGCAGTGGCGCTACCGGCCGACCCTGTTGAACGGCGAACCGGTGGAAGTGGTGGCGCCCATCGAAGTGAAGTTCATCCTGAACAATTGA
- a CDS encoding 3-hydroxyacyl-CoA dehydrogenase family protein: protein MKIEKAVVIGTGMMGPGIAATLALGGVSSTIASRTEAGAQKGLEQAWRQLSLLAEHQLIHATDVTRARLLLQATSSLETAVAEADLVIESAPENMEFKQELFAKLDKLTRPDAILASNTSGLSITAIASRCQHPERVVTTHFWNPPHLMPLVEVVRGEKSSDEVVETVRALLAHCGKVPVVVKKDRPGQLGNRMQMALVREAVNIVQEGIADARDVDVAAKLGFGLRLPVYGVLEHQDLVGLELGRQICGYVAADLNNDPKAPALFDRKIAAGETGATAGRGFHEWPAGTATEVKARRDRFLIDCLRRGVVASASPARAKEEHKEAVPLW, encoded by the coding sequence ATGAAGATTGAGAAAGCGGTCGTTATCGGGACCGGAATGATGGGGCCGGGGATTGCGGCGACGCTGGCGCTGGGGGGCGTCTCGTCGACCATCGCGAGCCGGACCGAGGCTGGGGCCCAGAAGGGGCTCGAGCAAGCCTGGAGACAATTGTCTCTGCTCGCGGAACATCAACTGATTCATGCCACGGATGTAACACGCGCCCGCCTGCTGCTGCAGGCGACCAGCAGCCTGGAAACGGCTGTGGCGGAGGCCGATCTGGTGATCGAGTCGGCTCCGGAGAACATGGAGTTCAAGCAGGAGCTGTTCGCGAAGCTGGACAAGCTGACGAGGCCGGATGCGATTCTGGCGTCGAACACGTCAGGGCTGAGCATTACAGCCATCGCATCACGCTGCCAGCATCCGGAGCGGGTGGTGACGACACACTTCTGGAATCCGCCGCATTTGATGCCGCTGGTGGAAGTAGTGCGCGGAGAGAAGAGCTCGGACGAGGTGGTGGAAACCGTCCGCGCGCTGCTGGCGCATTGCGGCAAGGTGCCGGTGGTTGTGAAGAAGGACCGGCCGGGCCAGCTCGGGAACCGCATGCAGATGGCGCTGGTGCGGGAAGCGGTGAACATCGTCCAGGAAGGCATCGCGGACGCGCGCGACGTGGATGTGGCGGCGAAGCTGGGCTTCGGGCTGCGGCTGCCGGTGTATGGAGTGCTGGAGCATCAGGATCTGGTGGGCCTGGAACTGGGCCGGCAGATCTGCGGCTATGTGGCGGCCGATTTGAATAACGACCCCAAGGCTCCGGCGCTGTTCGACAGGAAGATCGCGGCGGGCGAGACGGGCGCAACGGCGGGACGCGGCTTTCACGAATGGCCGGCGGGCACGGCAACCGAGGTCAAAGCCCGGCGGGACCGGTTCCTCATCGATTGCCTGCGGCGCGGCGTCGTGGCCAGCGCCAGCCCGGCGCGGGCCAAGGAAGAGCACAAGGAAGCGGTGCCGCTCTGGTAG